The following proteins are encoded in a genomic region of Deltaproteobacteria bacterium:
- the rplU gene encoding 50S ribosomal protein L21: protein MYAVIKTGGKQYKVTRGDVLRVEKLAAEVGSTVELGEVYAVGDGEELKIGRPTVEGARVTARVLGHGKAGKIIVFKKKRRKGYTRKQGHRQLYTSIKIDEITA from the coding sequence ATGTATGCCGTCATAAAGACAGGGGGAAAGCAGTACAAGGTGACCCGCGGCGACGTGCTCAGGGTCGAAAAACTCGCCGCCGAGGTGGGCTCGACCGTGGAACTCGGCGAGGTCTACGCCGTGGGTGACGGCGAGGAGTTGAAGATAGGCCGGCCAACCGTCGAGGGCGCCAGGGTGACGGCCCGGGTCCTCGGTCACGGCAAGGCCGGGAAGATAATCGTCTTCAAGAAGAAGAGACGCAAGGGCTACACCAGGAAGCAGGGACACAGGCAGCTCTACACCAGCATAAAGATCGACGAGATAACGGCCTGA
- a CDS encoding 50S ribosomal protein L27 has product MAHKKAGGSSRNGRDSNGQRRGVKRFSGQTVSAGSILVRQLGTRIHAGENVGVGKDYTLFARVSGVVKFEDRGARKFVSVVAG; this is encoded by the coding sequence ATGGCGCATAAGAAGGCGGGAGGCAGTTCGCGCAACGGCCGTGACAGCAACGGTCAGCGTCGCGGCGTGAAGCGTTTTTCGGGACAGACGGTGAGCGCAGGCTCCATCCTGGTGCGCCAGCTCGGCACCAGGATACACGCCGGCGAGAACGTGGGCGTGGGCAAGGACTATACGCTCTTTGCCAGGGTTTCGGGTGTCGTGAAGTTCGAGGACCGCGGAGCGCGCAAGTTCGTAAGCGTCGTGGCCGGCTGA
- the obgE gene encoding GTPase ObgE, whose amino-acid sequence MRFIDEARIWVKAGDGGRGCVSFRREKHVPRGGPDGGDGGDGGDVCLVVDPRLASLLDFRYRRRYRAERGRHGMGSLRHGRSGRTLELRVPPGTVVRDAATGGVLADLTGEGERFVCARGGRGGKGNAHFKSSTNRAPRYAQPGEAGQERELSLELKLMADVGIIGLPNAGKSTLISRISAARPRVADYPFTTLVPNLGVVRYGDFGGYVVADIPGLIEGAHEGRGLGIRFLKHVERTRLLVHVLDISPGTGRDPARDFETVNAELAAFDPELAGRTQVVALNKCDVAEPDGKLLKYFERKGIKVFVLSAATGRGVEELVNHVGALLEGAKGGRS is encoded by the coding sequence ATGCGTTTCATAGACGAAGCGAGGATATGGGTCAAGGCCGGTGACGGAGGGCGCGGCTGCGTGAGTTTCAGGCGGGAAAAGCACGTGCCCAGAGGCGGACCCGACGGCGGCGACGGCGGCGACGGCGGCGACGTCTGTCTCGTCGTGGACCCGCGCCTTGCAAGTCTTCTCGACTTCCGCTACAGGCGCCGCTACAGGGCCGAGCGGGGCCGGCACGGCATGGGGAGCCTGCGTCACGGCCGGAGCGGGCGGACCCTCGAGCTGCGCGTTCCTCCAGGCACGGTCGTAAGGGACGCCGCCACCGGCGGGGTGCTCGCCGATCTCACCGGAGAGGGCGAGCGTTTCGTCTGCGCCAGGGGAGGACGCGGCGGCAAGGGGAACGCCCACTTCAAGTCGTCCACCAACCGGGCGCCCCGGTACGCTCAGCCCGGCGAGGCGGGGCAGGAGCGCGAGCTCAGCCTCGAGCTCAAGCTCATGGCCGACGTGGGCATAATAGGTCTTCCCAACGCCGGCAAATCGACCCTCATCTCCCGCATATCGGCGGCGAGGCCGAGGGTGGCCGACTACCCCTTCACAACGCTCGTTCCCAACCTCGGCGTGGTCCGCTACGGCGATTTCGGGGGATACGTGGTGGCCGACATACCGGGTCTCATCGAGGGCGCCCACGAGGGCAGGGGGCTGGGCATACGCTTCCTGAAGCACGTGGAGAGGACGAGGCTCCTCGTCCACGTGCTCGACATCTCGCCGGGGACGGGCCGCGACCCGGCAAGGGACTTCGAGACGGTCAACGCCGAGCTTGCGGCCTTCGACCCCGAACTCGCCGGGCGCACGCAGGTCGTGGCCCTCAACAAGTGCGACGTGGCCGAGCCCGACGGGAAGCTCTTGAAATACTTCGAGCGTAAGGGTATAAAGGTCTTTGTCCTGTCGGCCGCCACCGGCCGGGGCGTCGAGGAGCTCGTAAACCACGTGGGCGCCCTTTTAGAGGGGGCGAAGGGGGGGAGGTCGTGA
- the proB gene encoding glutamate 5-kinase, translating into MHEAGGDAGGLDALAAQVRGLKERGMEVAVVTSGAVALGVRRLGLGGRPVSIPRRQAVAALGQSALMSLYERAFAAVGERAAQVLLTHDDMGGRRRFINAKNTLTALFELGIVPVINENDTVAVEEIKYGDNDTLAALVTNLIEADLLVILSDIDGLYDRNPRRCADARRIPLVENVDELRLDEAASRAGPLGSGGIASKVEAARKAAHFGAATVIANGLEEDVLLRVASGEDRGTLFLPREEKLTSKKHWIAFSTRPTGRIFVDDGAKTALVEGGKSLLPSGVRRVDGQFEAGEVVHCVDMAGMEFARGVANYGSGEIEAIKGRKSSEISAILGYSVYDEVIHRDNLVVL; encoded by the coding sequence ATGCACGAGGCCGGCGGAGATGCGGGAGGGCTGGACGCCCTGGCGGCCCAGGTGCGCGGGCTGAAGGAAAGGGGCATGGAGGTGGCCGTGGTCACCTCCGGGGCCGTGGCCCTTGGGGTCAGACGCCTGGGGCTCGGGGGGCGGCCGGTGAGCATCCCCCGGCGCCAGGCCGTGGCCGCTCTCGGGCAGAGCGCCCTCATGTCGCTCTACGAGCGGGCCTTCGCCGCCGTCGGCGAACGGGCGGCCCAGGTCCTTCTCACCCACGACGACATGGGCGGCCGCCGCCGCTTCATAAACGCAAAGAACACCCTCACGGCCCTCTTCGAGCTCGGCATCGTGCCCGTCATAAACGAAAACGACACCGTGGCCGTGGAGGAGATAAAGTACGGCGACAACGATACCCTGGCGGCGCTGGTGACGAACCTCATCGAGGCGGACCTGCTCGTCATCTTAAGCGACATCGACGGCCTCTACGACAGGAATCCGAGGCGCTGTGCCGACGCCCGCCGCATTCCCCTTGTCGAGAACGTCGACGAGCTGCGGCTCGACGAGGCGGCATCGAGGGCCGGTCCGCTCGGGTCGGGCGGCATAGCCTCCAAGGTCGAGGCGGCCCGCAAGGCGGCCCATTTCGGGGCCGCCACGGTCATAGCAAACGGCCTCGAGGAGGACGTGCTCCTCCGTGTGGCCTCGGGCGAGGACAGGGGCACGCTCTTTCTGCCGCGCGAGGAAAAACTCACGAGCAAGAAACACTGGATCGCCTTCTCCACCAGGCCCACAGGCCGTATCTTCGTCGACGACGGGGCGAAGACGGCGCTCGTGGAGGGGGGGAAGAGCCTCCTGCCCTCGGGCGTGCGGCGGGTGGACGGCCAGTTCGAGGCCGGCGAGGTGGTCCATTGCGTGGACATGGCGGGCATGGAGTTCGCCCGCGGCGTGGCCAACTACGGCTCCGGCGAGATAGAGGCCATAAAGGGACGCAAGTCGAGTGAGATATCGGCCATCCTCGGCTACAGCGTCTACGACGAGGTGATCCACCGCGATAACCTCGTGGTCCTGTAA